The genomic segment actaaaaatgtccgtaaacggATCAACaaacatcaaatatttaattttaaattaaaaaattataccatgCATAGGGANNNNNNNNNNNNNNNNNNNNNNNNNNNNNNNNNNNNNNNNNNNNNNNNNNAACATCaatggtaattaaaaaatcttCACTTTGTTGGCTTTTGGAACAACCACGCGACCGAGTAAGTAGTGATAGGTTAAGAAGATTTATTAACACTTCAAATAATAGATTAAGTTATAGACCGGAAGACTCCAATGAACCTATTTCCTTTGAAGAAAgggcaaaagtaaaaaaaaaaaaggcacaCGTGAAGCCAGTATGGAAAAGTCTGCAGAGGACAGATCCTCACAATCAAGTGACcaacaattaattttgaatgatGACCCTAgttctgaaaatattgaaagcagtgacgatgaaaaaaatacagagataataaatatttaagttgaacATTATTATGCTGTTATATATGACAATGGATGGTATATTGGAcgagtaattaatattaatgaaaaccaatacacaataaaattcttaaaagaAGAATTGGACAAATTTAAATGGCCTATCAATGATGATATTCAAATTGTAccaagaaaatatatattttatggaccTATAGAGTTGATAGGTTTCAGTCCATTTGAAATAAAAAGATCAGAGAAGCTtaagattataaaaatttacaaacaattaaaataaaataaatttaagtattctaccattattattatcattattactaaattttgttttactttcttATTCGGTGCATATTtgctattaaaattgtaatttattttgttttttttatttttaattttgtttctgtGGTTTTTAttctaatgttaaaattatgttgtgtaatatttattggattatttatgatttaatgaacatattataacaataaataacaaaacatcCCATAATCAATATCTATTTGATTTCACCTCTTagatttttcatgaattttaaattttatatacataatataacatagacTATGACTCTATGTCTACgcttttcaaattttcaatcttttatATCATGAACATTATTTATCTCCAAACATGTAATGTAACCATAGAtcatataagaatattatattatattatctatgatcatGACCCACAGGTTATTCGAACAaacattatagtacctatattttactgataataCACCATAGCTTACATTggtttacttaaataattttgtatagaattttaatatgtacctaggtatatataaagatattgtCAGAAGTACCTAGTATTAAAAAGTACACaacaaaggaattaaaaataaattctgtgaaagtatattttattaactgggGTATTAACCTaggtagaaatataaaaaaatttgaagaaatttaaagaacacataatattatattggtttatattTGGAGTTCTAAGTATATGTAAGTACTGGGAAATATATGGAAGTATTGGgaagtatatgaaaatattgagaAGTATTTGGAAGTACATGGAAGTACTGGGAAGTATATGAAAATACTGGGAAGTACATGGAAGTACTTGGAAGTACATGGAAGTACTGGGAAGTATATGAAAATACTGGGAAGTACAAGGAAGTACACGGAAGTACACATGGTTGGAAGTCTGGTGTACAAAATATTGACTAGTGGTTTGCCCCCCAGTGTTATATAGGTAGGGTCTAATGGTTCTATaggttattatattggtacctaccattctgttaaaatgtatttattttttattttataccaatttcaaattcaagtacttttttattgaaaaattaattataatagattattacatattcattgttttatttatctCGTCtggacaataattattgtaaaaatggaGATACGAGTTAATTGATACCTATTTCAGCCGTGCCCTATTCGAGATAGGAACtcataaatagtaggtattacctatactatatactcTATTCCCCATAAGTTTACCCACTTTATTTTTACGCACGCAGAGTGCCTATGGTGAAAACGTTGTGACAATACAGTATCACTGTAGGTAGTCCTTCTGCTTCACGTCGCGAAACACACCGGTGTACCTATACGTTTATTGAACTGTATTGTCACAATATTTTCATCATAGGTACTCTGCGTGTGCAAAAATAAAGTGTGGGGTAAAGTTACGGGGAAtagagtaggtataggtagtataggtataggtatttaagctattctcattatattatgaaatcttattataaattattataaaattaaataataactctaAAATTGTGTGTAGGTACTAAGTGTTAATTGTtggaaataattcaaaataggtgcctatttaaaaaaattcaaaaaacgatTAAATAGCGGTATAAACTTTCAAAATTGAATTCACAGTAGGGCCTAAATTCCCTAATTTTTTGATCTACGTTTTACATTACCTACATATGCTAGaaatagtattgtatttttctaCAAATGCACAATcccaaaaaatgttattatttattaaatattacgtcAATGGAAAAACAGAACGCGACCCGGCAGCTGCGTAAGGATCGTAAGAATCCAGATAAGCACGCAGCGCGCTTGGATCGGTCTGTCCTTAGCCTTTGACCGCCGGTCGCCgtcatagataagtataatataagtatatccatagtatgttatattatatataatataatataataatactattatgatatggGTACTGCAGATGTTATACCGCATAACATCTGCTTAGAGACTGGCGTATCGGACAGAACGCCCATGATAAaataacatcattataaaatataattatactatattattataatatgattaaatgttTATCATCGCCGGTACGGGTCAGCCGTTCGTCTATTATAGGTCAGGTCGGGTGTTGCAATTCCGATTTCCCGTTCCCGGTCGCACACACACTGCCACACACGCAGTCGCCAGTCTTACAGTCACACGGCTACTATATCATGCTTATCGACAGTCGACAATTCCGTCGAATGATCGTTCTATCCGTCTgtgtaatattttgtgaattccGATCGGTTCgtcaaatcaatttattttcaagtcGACTTTGCCATTAGGCATTAACCAGCTGTTCACAGTACGCGTGTCTCTACACCGGGCGTCGTCACCGTTGCCAAATTTTCCGCCAAAAACACACCACTCATCCCTCACTCCGCCCCACCACGCCTACGACACATCACAACACAACAAGTGGTCATGGGGTGCCGCGTAAAATCGCAGTCGTTGTCCGCTCGtccattgtttatattatacccatCTCATATCTTATATCAGTCGTATCTCGCAAGCCGTATtcttgttcattattttaatattgcacCTTGCACAGTTGCACTTGGACGGATAAATCATGGTCGTCTCCGTCGAGGAAGTCCGCAATGAGTTGGATCGCATCTTCGACTCGAGTTCGTCTGACATTCAACGAATTACGAAgtgagttaatatttttcataagtgGGTATCGGGGGGAATTTGATGATTGCTCGTCATGTCCTTCGCGGATATACCCCGACCAAtgtcgatgataataataataataataataataataatattttcgatggACCATTACAGGTGTAGAATTCTATTGAATAACGTAATTTCAACATGGTCCACCGATGTTTTGGAAATGTTGAAAGAAGTCATCAAATTCCGTAAGTAATTAACATATTACAGTCTAtatatattagtagttatgtgtTAACACACATCTAATCAAACGTCCGAGCCTATCCAACTATTGTTTTCTCTTTTTATCTTAAAAACACCACTATTTATGCATTCAATTTCAGTTGCTCAAGATAACGTCAACCTGTTCGTATCTCGTCAGATGTTCTCCGATTTCTGTATGCGGCTTTTACCCGTATTGCCGGACTCACAGTATAAGCTATTGGCTCAATTCATGCTAAAAGAAGTAAGGAGAACATTGCTATATTGATGGTACCTATACGTTGCAAACAAaagtatttatcattttattttattttagatgcaACCGAGAGAggttaattttgaatatcatatGTCCATTATCTGTCAccatttatcatacatttatgaGAAAGAAGAAAATTGGAAGGAAGCAGCCAATTTTCTAGCCAGCATTCCAGCAGAATCGTATTACAGGTGAATACATttatcatagtacctatattgttatgcTATCTATTAcaagattaaaatgtttttaaagattTTCTGTTGATTATGAAATGGaattatacttgaaaattgCACAACTTTACATGGAAGATGATGATCCATTGATAGCGGATCcttacattaaaaaaacttcAGTGTTGAAAGTAtggtttatacttaataaaaatacaattggaCGGTTTTTAAGAGAGGGCTTAAGTCAATGATACTTTTCAGGAGACACAAAAAACATAactgtaaatttttaatgtttttaaattttgtattcataatcatatgttttgttattttactgcTTAATgtcttttagtttttatttattttcttcaaattataatgACTTAAGACCTAGtgcatgtaattttataagacttattgccttttttcattaaaataagttataattagtgACTAAGgccttttttcataaaaaaaaatctgtaaaaacGACTTACCATACGCTTTCTATTTTATCTCATAAACCGAATCCCACATGGCATCTACAGTGGTTTCATTCAACACGGCTTGAAATTTCACACATAATTAATGcataaactgaaaatgtccaaaatTGACTTAAGCCCTTTCTCTAAAAAACCGTCCAATTAAAGTATAATGCCCATTTGGTATAATACAATGGTACAActgtaaactaaatttattaatatttcttttaaacaaatattgtattttggtcGATCCATATTTATGTGATGGaactaagttttaaaataattgtttaaactaCAAATTAGATCATGGTAACATTTTTTGATGATATAAAGGGTACATTCAACATGGTGCATTTAAACGCATATAAGCGCTGCCTCATCGTTTGTGTTGATGCATTGAAATGCTCAGACTACAACCAGGACATCACGGAATATAGTTGTTAAGTCATGATTTAACACTCACTGTCTCTTATTCCATCAGGGTAGAACAATAAAAGTGTGAGTGCTATTTCCCAAAGTGAATGCTCAAATCTAATATGATAAGAGATATCACAATAACTGTAAGCCGTTTCACAACTGGTTTCAAACTttcatctaaaattaatttttttttgttacttaatttaagtacattgtacaattttaaacaaaaataaaaaatgtttaaataaaataaaaactctcATTACTGGTGTAGTGATAACGTTGCAACGCTCATGCCATCAATATTCATGTTCCTCTAGATGCCTACCTGTGAGCGCTTATGTTTAAACGAAACAGTTCAATGCAAATATATAAGCGTAAGCACTGAAAGTAAATAAGTGCCCATATCGAATGTACCctcaatattattacagttatatCGATAGActgaatattatactaattctaTTATCATTTCTGCATTTTTGCAGAAAATTTTGCGTTAGTAAAACGCAAATACACAGATGgcctaatacaaatattatttttcagtttttaacatCAAACAATGATCTTCTTTTAACTTATAAAGTTTGTTATGCACGAATGTTGGATTTCCGTTTGAAATTTATTGAGGCTGCACAAGAATATCATGAATTGTCTAACTGCCAATCATTAAATGTAAATGAACGTTTGACAGCATTGAAGAATACCCTTGTCTGTACGATATTATCATTTTCCGGTAAGATATGAAAGATGATATTGATAGAATCTGGTACaagtgttatataaatatttgttattataaataacataagatagttcaaaatatatttattagtaaatacccAATGGCTAACTGTGTTATTTactgactattttttttttttttttttttttgggggggggggtgggagGGAACAGCCTAGCTAGGTTACCATAGGTTGGtgctaacattttattttttttaaataaaataatacaaattaatttttttgtttaaagtttaattaattgatttgtttGATTTGTCACGTCTCAATGATAGATATAGGAGTTTAAGATGAATAAATGTTGTCTTGTATCTTGAGTAGTTTTGCATtctgtaaacatattattatatgtttagttTCTTAAACACCACAAGTTGGAATAATTCCACAATTATTGtcttatctaaaaaatatagtatttttttgaatgaGGGCCCATGGGTGAAATGTGTGTGGTCTATTTTGCCTAATTTGTCTTTTCTGTTGCATGATGCCGGTTTGAACTATTtttgtagtattttaaatttgtcttaatttgtttcattagatgttgtttcaatttaatttaaaatatacctactacctataaattaatttattgatgcctttaattcattttacaccccatttatatatttcatcaaaGTTTATTTCTTATCTTAAAGAAACTCTTACAGTgttgtgttattgttattttcaatactattgttactatttctttcattatgatttataataacactCAGTGAAAGTGAATTTTAtgtagtttatagtttatttatcttaaatttggaaatatattataagtttatgacATTATATATTGCCAGTgatatttcactataatatgattaacatatatttctaatatttaattttgttgaattatGGCAGTGATATACCCTTATCAGTTATAGGTAGATGCATCTGTGTTaattaaaatgtgataataagTGTTGTTCATCAGTTTTGTGATTAGATTTTTGTGTACAAGTGTTGTAGTTTCTTTCTTTCTGGTAATTAGTCAATTGTTTGTTGATCAATTTGGACTTAAAACTGTAACTGTGATATCACTTGGAATAAAATActgggtgatttttttatcattgaaccctcattatctcaaaaagttaaaatttttttaaatagtttcaagtcgcttataaaccaacgtttttcttaaaaaattatatttttaaatatttttatccttataattttctaagttttttacttttttgaatgacaacattgggttttaattttatatcccaaggcagaatatttttcctagtattttgattcatgaaaatcgaatttgggacgagtagtttatgagttataaatattcaaagtttagatgagcggagaagtggacaaacatttcgcggtgTAATCCCGTACCATTCCACTCTGCTAtataaatttacactttttgaaataatgagtattaaatgataaaagaatcacccggtatattatatatatattaaatatatttattttcggcATTGCGTACATACCTATTTGGTCAGAGTTCCCTCGTATTGTAAACGTTTGGAAATATTAAGTGTTAATTTGGATCATAATGTTATAACCTATTGTTGATGTCTTATGTatggatgttaaaaaaaaaattgtgtagcaaaaaaaaaaaagcaggtaagtagatgtcgctctgctgtacggtaggttacaaattggccattgtataatggttgtattagactcgaattcaaagatataatatcattgtataagaaaaacgattctgagtggagacggtttgtcagtctggatattttatattttgttattatttattttatcacgtaagttgaattaatattaaaatattataattttttattcgtatctatggtgataaacaaaacgttggaaattaaaatcccatttttagcgttttttttcgtaattttctagtggtttttctcgtggcattaaataactattgagaaaatcggaaaatgatctctctaaagtaccatcttgatccaatttcctaaaagataaggtactatatgttgaaatcgaaacactccttctggaagaaattttgtatacaggatataaaaagaaaaagaaaaaaaataaacaccattgtaaaaacaatagcttcctcgctccgctcagaatctaaaatgcaatattttttttggtgctCTTCTTGAAATGGTGtatacttgaaatttgaaccatagCTTCCCTATAATGGTATGTATCACATACAAAATGACCATAAAATTAACTAGTGAATCAAAACCAATGATTttactatcaacattttcagaaaaaaagctttaccagaatccattaaaaaatatattggttaccatttgaaaaaataaagttgattttgttattgatataactgcgtgtttaaaacttatgaaatttttataaaaaatattgcctgttaaaaatataaaacacgatttttctttttttcaaaattccatATCATTGatctataatcattaaaaattaccgcgtacaatgacataagatataCATAACTCAATGACAATAactcatttattttatgcatatgtAATATGATCTTACTATGTACATATTTGTATgtgagtaaatatttattaaatgaaatagaATTGTTGGAGTAAGGGTTTGAACTTAAGTCAGGATCAATAATTCAATTCCATATTAAACTTTGAATTGGTGTTCACAATTCTCTAAATCCtcagcaatttattttatttctatatcagTAGTTTGTTTAGCAATTCAGGGTTAATGTCCTTCTTTTTGAGAGTTTAAGTAATACTATTACaatcagttataatttttaatttaatgcccTGCAAATATATGTGGAATCTTTTAGTGGAGTTAATAATTGAGAGCATTTCCAATTTGAAACTATGGTACATTGATTCTACATCTGAAGTACGAAGACTGTAATAGAAAATTGGATGAAATTTATTATCAGATTGCTTTTGGAGTAAGATGGAACCAAATCCTAAACTGGAAGTGTCGCAGTGCAATTGAGTTTCAACTTTAGGATTAAACAGACATAAAATAGGGTGGTCTATAAGCTTACTTGTTCAAAGGAATTTAATTTGTCTATGTCAAAATAGAATGGTACATTTTTTTGCAGTACATTGAATAATGGTTTAGCCATAACAgagaaattatgtataaatgacaaaaatatgaCGCTAGACCAAGAAAACTATGAACAGCTTTGGGATTAGTGTGACTGAATAATCACGAATAACAGAAACATTTCTTGGATTTGGACAGATCCATTCAACACTAACTTAGTAtcc from the Acyrthosiphon pisum isolate AL4f chromosome X, pea_aphid_22Mar2018_4r6ur, whole genome shotgun sequence genome contains:
- the LOC100160342 gene encoding COP9 signalosome complex subunit 4-like gives rise to the protein MVVSVEEVRNELDRIFDSSSSDIQRITKCRILLNNVISTWSTDVLEMLKEVIKFLAQDNVNLFVSRQMFSDFCMRLLPVLPDSQYKLLAQFMLKEMQPREVNFEYHMSIICHHLSYIYEKEENWKEAANFLASIPAESYYRFSVDYEMELYLKIAQLYMEDDDPLIADPYIKKTSVLKFLTSNNDLLLTYKVCYARMLDFRLKFIEAAQEYHELSNCQSLNVNERLTALKNTLVCTILSFSGEIRTQLLKSLFDDERCKIFIKTSTLGKLCSLQIIKSHEINEIAKLLLPHQKAETNYGTSILVEAIAQHNIQSIERLYENIKIESLGRLLGFEPCKAELMVGRMISEGRIEGSINQKNGFITFKLRNPNELLESWTEIIESLNNQFNRMNELLLANSSLQKDKKDHTDV